One genomic region from Mycoplasmopsis columbina encodes:
- the uvrA gene encoding excinuclease ABC subunit UvrA has protein sequence MSSKEEIIIKGARENNLKNISLTLPKNKLIVFTGLSGSGKSSLAFNTIYEEGRRRYVDSLGSYARMFLGGTSKPDVDSIDGLSPSISIEQKTTHNNPRSTVGTVTEIYDYFRLLFARIGKPFCPNHDIEITSQTNKDIIKSIYQLPQDSKLYILSPVVDGEKGTFANLIEKLKREGFIRIKVDGQILNLDEPIVLEKNIKHTIDIVVDRLVLNEENYNRISEAINVGLEYSKGLIKVETTDGIIKTFSKLHSCIYKDFEMPKIETRLFSFNSPFGMCSHCKGLGVDLKADFDSLVQEPWRSINQGGIKIFENTVGTQNLEWQEFEILCKYYNIDLNTPIEDLSKEDLDIVKYGSKEEIEFVLVSVNGNKIRRTKFIEGILNKIERQYIETSSEKIREWLKKFMGTFTCKHCNGTRLNKYALAVKVHGFNIYDFVSMSVEDALKTLLNLNLTEEETAISTLITTELVNRLSFLQNVGLNYLTLNRNAETLSGGESQRIKLATQIGSNLTGVLYVLDEPSIGLHQRDNDRLIATLKNMVDIGNTLIVVEHDEDTIKAADFIVDIGPKAGINGGEVVAIGSVEDVKNAKESLTGQFLSGERKIEIPSSRRSGNGQVLEIIGAAENNLKNVNVSIPLGKFIAVTGLSGSGKSTLINEILVNGLTKSLSKTAQNIKVGKFKSFKNLKAIDKVIPVSQSPIGRTPRSNPATYTSVFDDIRDIFASTEESRARAYQKARFSFNISGGRCEKCQGDGSIKIEMHFLPDVYITCDECDGARYNRETLEIKYHNKNISDILNMTVDEAIEFFQMRQQIVTKLKTLQDVGLGYIKLGQSSTTLSGGEAQRVKLATYLQKKPTGKTLFVLDEPTTGLHSYDVANLLNVLNRIVDNGDTVLVIEHNLDVIKCADYIIDLGPEGGINGGQIVASGTPEQVAKNENSFTGIYLRKMLEN, from the coding sequence ATGTCAAGTAAAGAAGAAATTATTATCAAAGGAGCTAGAGAAAATAACTTAAAGAACATTTCTCTTACTCTTCCAAAAAATAAATTAATTGTTTTTACAGGACTTTCTGGTAGTGGGAAGTCTTCTTTAGCTTTTAATACTATTTATGAAGAAGGAAGAAGAAGATATGTAGATAGTTTAGGAAGCTATGCAAGAATGTTTTTAGGTGGTACAAGTAAACCTGACGTTGATTCAATTGATGGACTTAGTCCTTCAATTTCAATTGAACAAAAAACAACTCATAACAATCCTCGTTCAACTGTTGGAACAGTAACTGAAATTTATGACTATTTTAGACTTCTTTTTGCCAGAATTGGAAAACCATTTTGTCCAAATCATGATATTGAAATTACTTCACAAACTAACAAAGATATTATCAAATCAATTTATCAACTTCCCCAGGATAGCAAACTTTACATTCTCTCGCCTGTTGTTGATGGTGAAAAAGGAACTTTTGCGAATTTAATTGAAAAATTAAAAAGAGAAGGTTTTATTAGAATTAAAGTTGATGGACAAATTTTGAATTTAGACGAACCTATTGTTCTTGAAAAAAATATTAAACATACTATTGATATAGTTGTTGATCGTTTAGTTTTAAATGAAGAAAATTACAATCGAATTTCTGAAGCAATCAATGTCGGTTTAGAATACAGTAAAGGTTTAATTAAAGTTGAAACAACTGATGGTATTATTAAAACTTTTTCAAAATTACACTCATGTATTTATAAAGATTTTGAAATGCCTAAGATTGAAACTCGTCTATTTTCATTTAATTCACCTTTTGGAATGTGCTCACATTGTAAAGGTTTAGGTGTTGATTTAAAAGCTGATTTTGATTCATTGGTACAAGAACCTTGAAGATCAATTAATCAAGGTGGAATTAAGATTTTTGAAAACACTGTTGGTACACAAAATTTAGAATGACAGGAGTTTGAAATTTTGTGTAAGTACTACAATATTGATCTTAATACTCCAATTGAAGATTTGTCTAAAGAAGACTTAGATATAGTTAAATACGGATCAAAAGAAGAAATTGAATTTGTTCTTGTTTCAGTTAATGGTAATAAAATTAGGAGAACTAAATTTATTGAAGGTATATTAAACAAAATCGAAAGACAATATATTGAAACTTCAAGCGAAAAAATTAGAGAATGATTAAAAAAATTCATGGGTACTTTTACATGTAAACATTGTAATGGGACTAGATTAAATAAATATGCTTTAGCTGTAAAAGTTCACGGTTTTAACATTTATGACTTTGTTTCAATGAGTGTTGAAGATGCTTTAAAAACTCTTCTCAATTTAAATTTAACTGAAGAAGAAACTGCCATATCAACCTTAATTACTACTGAATTAGTTAATCGCTTATCATTTTTACAAAATGTAGGACTTAATTATTTAACACTTAATAGAAATGCTGAAACACTTAGTGGTGGTGAAAGTCAAAGAATTAAATTAGCAACACAAATAGGATCTAATTTAACTGGTGTTTTATATGTTTTAGATGAACCTTCGATTGGTCTACACCAACGTGATAATGACCGTTTAATTGCCACTTTAAAAAATATGGTAGATATTGGTAATACTTTGATTGTTGTTGAACATGACGAAGACACAATCAAAGCTGCTGATTTTATTGTTGACATTGGTCCAAAAGCAGGAATTAATGGTGGTGAAGTTGTTGCAATTGGAAGTGTTGAAGACGTAAAAAATGCTAAAGAATCTCTTACAGGACAATTTTTAAGTGGGGAGAGAAAAATTGAAATTCCTTCATCAAGAAGAAGCGGAAATGGGCAAGTTTTGGAAATTATCGGTGCTGCTGAAAATAACTTAAAAAATGTTAATGTTTCTATTCCTCTTGGTAAATTTATTGCCGTTACTGGATTAAGTGGTTCTGGAAAAAGTACTTTAATTAATGAAATTTTAGTTAATGGATTGACTAAATCTCTCTCTAAAACAGCACAAAACATCAAAGTTGGCAAATTTAAATCTTTTAAAAATTTAAAAGCTATTGATAAGGTTATTCCTGTTTCTCAATCTCCAATTGGTAGAACACCTCGTTCTAATCCAGCAACATATACTTCTGTATTTGATGACATTCGTGATATTTTTGCTTCCACAGAAGAATCAAGAGCAAGAGCATATCAAAAAGCACGCTTTTCATTTAATATTTCTGGTGGAAGATGTGAAAAATGTCAAGGTGATGGTTCAATTAAAATTGAAATGCATTTTTTACCAGATGTGTACATAACTTGTGATGAATGTGATGGAGCAAGATACAATCGTGAAACATTGGAAATCAAATATCATAATAAAAACATATCTGATATTTTGAATATGACCGTTGATGAAGCTATTGAATTTTTCCAAATGCGTCAACAAATAGTGACTAAATTAAAAACTTTACAAGATGTTGGTTTAGGATATATTAAACTTGGACAATCTTCAACAACCCTTTCAGGTGGTGAAGCCCAAAGAGTAAAATTAGCAACTTATTTACAAAAGAAACCAACTGGAAAAACATTATTTGTTCTTGATGAACCAACTACTGGATTGCATTCATATGACGTTGCTAATTTATTGAATGTTTTAAATCGTATTGTAGATAACGGTGACACGGTTTTAGTTATTGAACATAATTTAGATGTGATTAAATGCGCTGATTACATTATTGATTTAGGACCAGAAGGTGGTATTAATGGTGGACAGATTGTCGCAAGTGGAACTCCTGAACAGGTTGCTAAAAACGAAAATAGTTTTACTGGTATTTACCTTAGAAAAATGTTAGAAAATTAG
- a CDS encoding DHH family phosphoesterase, with amino-acid sequence MKKKFKQFLYMFSATIGAVLFISLLVFYLIKNQNSENTENLNIHLSTFLIVGIILSFIIFILFSLLIVKSYSRKQIIAKESFSSYMDEIINHNMLGTIIFDIDGKILWTSKFIRKRFGRKWIGDSVENFFQNVNIKLSEVNKEFEFQHQTFYYSVNMWNLENSLSIKDITLEKRVLEVYDQDSLVLGEIEIDNYQLYQSTLSEEQIYNVNKEVVKVLDNLVTKYNLVYRQYNTNGKFLIITNKNSIEQMKEEEFQFFKELHDILKNNDKTIMISVSAGFAVGTSNILEKMEQAKQALLQAQNRGGDQVAIFSNINMPLYYGSSKEILPSVDRTKVKAITYLIDKKMKNKEIKKVIVYGHANADLDAIGSALGIVALAKAYKKEAYICTSTQDQTTIKAIDQYFDHDDEIFIKPRQADNLTDESTLVFLVDNSHPNRTDNPNLLLNAKDTNVFVLDHHRLGMPIDFAPKQNRIIDPSASSASEIVSEILMFSSKNVNLDTRTAQMLLNGIYLDTLQFQKHVTSKTFEAASWLQSKGADSVKSSEALKINAEIYEKINEVLSTLQEVKPGFYLAYKDIPLSNDVISIAAEEILRISGRKASFVVAKTEKGDKYKLSARGIDTNVQIIAEMVGGGGHFGTAAATTSKESLEEFIDNIKQAIVSVKHESNINKRL; translated from the coding sequence ATGAAAAAAAAGTTTAAACAATTTTTATATATGTTTAGTGCTACTATAGGAGCTGTTTTATTTATTTCTCTCCTTGTTTTTTATTTAATTAAAAATCAAAATTCAGAAAATACTGAAAATTTAAATATTCATTTAAGCACTTTTCTAATTGTTGGAATTATTTTAAGTTTTATTATTTTTATTTTGTTTAGTCTCTTGATTGTGAAAAGTTATTCAAGAAAACAAATAATTGCAAAAGAATCATTTAGTAGTTATATGGACGAAATAATCAATCATAACATGTTGGGAACAATCATTTTTGATATTGATGGAAAAATTCTTTGAACTAGTAAATTTATTAGGAAAAGATTTGGTAGAAAATGAATTGGTGATTCCGTTGAGAATTTCTTTCAAAATGTAAATATTAAATTGAGTGAAGTAAATAAAGAATTTGAATTTCAACATCAAACTTTTTACTACTCTGTAAACATGTGAAATTTGGAAAACTCTTTAAGTATTAAAGATATCACTCTAGAAAAAAGAGTTTTAGAAGTTTATGATCAAGACTCCTTAGTTTTAGGAGAAATTGAAATAGATAATTATCAACTTTACCAGTCAACTCTCTCAGAAGAACAAATTTATAATGTTAATAAAGAAGTGGTTAAAGTTTTAGATAATTTAGTAACAAAATATAACTTAGTTTATCGTCAGTATAACACAAATGGTAAGTTCTTAATAATTACAAACAAAAATTCTATAGAACAGATGAAAGAAGAAGAATTTCAATTTTTTAAAGAACTTCATGATATTCTAAAAAACAATGATAAAACTATTATGATCTCAGTTTCTGCTGGATTTGCAGTTGGAACAAGCAATATTTTAGAAAAAATGGAACAAGCAAAACAAGCTCTATTACAAGCACAAAATAGAGGTGGTGATCAAGTTGCAATTTTTTCAAATATTAACATGCCTCTTTACTATGGTTCTTCAAAAGAAATACTTCCTAGTGTTGATCGGACCAAAGTTAAAGCAATCACTTATTTAATTGACAAAAAAATGAAAAATAAAGAAATTAAAAAAGTTATTGTTTATGGGCATGCCAATGCTGATTTGGATGCAATAGGATCTGCTTTGGGTATTGTTGCTTTAGCTAAAGCGTACAAAAAAGAAGCTTACATTTGTACTTCAACACAAGATCAAACGACAATTAAAGCTATCGACCAATATTTTGATCACGATGACGAAATATTTATTAAACCAAGACAAGCGGACAATTTAACTGATGAATCAACTCTTGTATTTTTGGTAGATAATTCTCATCCAAATAGAACTGATAATCCAAATTTACTATTAAATGCTAAAGATACAAATGTTTTTGTTTTAGATCATCACCGTTTAGGTATGCCAATCGATTTCGCACCAAAACAGAATCGAATTATTGATCCTTCAGCATCATCTGCTTCTGAAATTGTTTCTGAAATTCTTATGTTTTCTTCTAAAAATGTCAACTTGGATACTAGAACAGCACAAATGCTTTTAAATGGAATTTACTTAGACACCTTACAATTTCAAAAGCATGTAACATCAAAAACATTTGAGGCCGCTTCTTGATTACAATCAAAAGGTGCGGATTCAGTTAAAAGTAGTGAAGCATTAAAAATAAATGCTGAAATTTATGAAAAAATTAATGAAGTTTTATCAACTTTACAAGAAGTTAAACCTGGTTTCTATTTAGCATACAAAGATATTCCATTATCAAATGATGTGATTTCAATTGCTGCTGAAGAAATTTTAAGAATCAGTGGAAGGAAAGCAAGTTTTGTAGTCGCCAAAACAGAAAAAGGTGATAAATACAAACTAAGCGCGAGAGGAATTGATACCAATGTGCAAATAATAGCTGAAATGGTTGGTGGTGGAGGACATTTTGGAACTGCTGCCGCCACAACATCAAAAGAAAGTTTAGAAGAATTTATCGATAATATAAAACAAGCAATAGTGAGTGTGAAACATGAAAGTAATATTAATAAAAGATTGTAA
- the rplI gene encoding 50S ribosomal protein L9, whose translation MKVILIKDCKDGKANTIIEVANGYGNNFLIAKGFAVPYNETTKKDLEKRLHNLVANEMQLRAQALELKEKLESEVLEYVLDAKIDANGNLNVHNAISTKDVMKDLVKKGYKLDKYAVQKVHLVSNGTHEIDIHIYNDIVAKLKVVITINAR comes from the coding sequence ATGAAAGTAATATTAATAAAAGATTGTAAAGATGGAAAAGCAAATACAATTATTGAAGTAGCTAATGGTTATGGAAATAACTTTTTAATTGCAAAAGGTTTTGCCGTTCCTTATAACGAAACGACAAAAAAAGATTTAGAAAAAAGATTGCATAATTTAGTAGCAAACGAAATGCAATTAAGAGCACAGGCTTTAGAATTAAAAGAAAAACTTGAGAGTGAAGTACTTGAATATGTACTTGATGCAAAAATTGATGCTAATGGTAATTTAAATGTGCATAATGCAATTTCAACTAAAGATGTTATGAAAGATTTAGTTAAAAAAGGCTATAAATTAGATAAATATGCTGTACAAAAAGTTCATTTAGTTTCAAATGGAACACATGAAATCGATATACATATTTATAATGATATCGTTGCAAAATTAAAGGTGGTTATAACAATCAATGCCAGATAA